One Burkholderiaceae bacterium DAT-1 DNA segment encodes these proteins:
- a CDS encoding DUF1295 domain-containing protein yields the protein MNWTAYAVGLSLMVILGLMGWFISLYRRNVTIVDSLWSLFFVLGCWAYLPDISAVVSQPKTALVMTLVLIWALRLSGYLTWRNGSKAEDHRYAAIRANNPPFWIRSLYIVFLLQATLAWLVSIPLFYIAQNPAGLNMLDAVALMLWLLGFGFEALGDWQLARFKSRPDSKGKVMRSGVWAYTRHPNYFGEACIWWAYYLFACSAGGWWTFPGPLMMNWLLLRVSGVAMLEKDIGARRPEYAEYIRTTPAFVPFVRRVIHASPTKG from the coding sequence ATGAACTGGACCGCTTATGCAGTCGGCCTGTCTCTGATGGTGATACTGGGCCTGATGGGCTGGTTTATCAGCCTGTACCGCCGCAATGTCACCATTGTTGATAGCCTGTGGAGTTTGTTTTTTGTGCTGGGATGCTGGGCGTATCTACCAGACATCAGCGCCGTGGTGAGCCAACCCAAGACCGCACTGGTCATGACGCTGGTGCTGATCTGGGCGCTGCGTCTGTCCGGCTATCTCACCTGGCGCAATGGCAGCAAAGCTGAGGATCACCGCTATGCCGCGATCAGGGCGAACAACCCGCCCTTCTGGATCCGCAGCTTGTACATCGTCTTTCTGCTGCAAGCGACACTGGCCTGGCTGGTATCCATCCCGCTCTTCTATATCGCGCAGAATCCTGCCGGCCTGAATATGCTGGATGCGGTCGCTCTAATGCTATGGCTGCTGGGATTCGGATTTGAAGCGCTGGGCGACTGGCAGCTTGCGAGGTTCAAATCTCGCCCGGACAGCAAGGGCAAAGTCATGCGTAGCGGCGTGTGGGCCTATACCCGCCATCCCAATTACTTCGGCGAAGCCTGTATCTGGTGGGCCTACTACTTGTTTGCCTGCTCAGCCGGTGGCTGGTGGACGTTCCCCGGCCCCTTGATGATGAACTGGCTGTTGCTGCGCGTGAGCGGCGTGGCGATGCTGGAAAAGGATATTGGCGCGCGTCGCCCCGAGTATGCAGAGTATATCCGGACGACACCCGCGTTTGTGC
- a CDS encoding cyclopropane-fatty-acyl-phospholipid synthase family protein — MPERVPMAGRLFIAALSRMKVGHVSVTTPEGHQLTFGDLHAQPAASLTIHDWGACKRILVAGDIGFAEAWRARWIDTPNLTDLLKLAIRNESALEGLVSGKRLASIWYAILHAFRRNTKRGSQRNIHAHYDLGNDFYKLWLDPSWTYSSAIFNGRFDQSLEAAQGAKYQRIIDQLGLKPGMRVLEIGCGWGGFALHAARQGIQVHGITISRAQFDIATKRIADAHLTHFASFELRDYRDLDGSWDAIVSIEMFEAVGESYWKTYFRKVHDLLRPGRQALIQSITIGESRFASYRASSDFIREYIFPGGMLPSPERFIATAASAGLQTHDNFAFGPDYAETLRRWRHDVDTHAQQIASLGFDDAFMRIWQLYLCYCEAGFDEGRTDVNQFLLTRTEHTS, encoded by the coding sequence ATGCCTGAACGAGTACCGATGGCGGGCAGGCTGTTTATTGCCGCCCTCAGCCGCATGAAAGTCGGGCACGTTAGCGTGACCACGCCCGAAGGTCATCAGCTGACCTTCGGCGATTTACATGCACAACCGGCCGCTTCGCTGACAATTCACGACTGGGGTGCCTGCAAGCGGATTCTGGTGGCAGGCGATATCGGCTTTGCCGAAGCCTGGCGTGCCCGCTGGATTGATACACCCAATCTGACTGACTTGCTGAAGCTGGCGATCCGCAACGAATCCGCACTGGAAGGTTTGGTTTCGGGCAAGCGGCTGGCCTCGATCTGGTATGCCATCCTGCACGCCTTCCGCCGCAATACCAAACGCGGCAGCCAGCGCAATATTCATGCACATTACGACCTGGGTAACGATTTCTACAAGCTTTGGCTCGATCCGAGCTGGACGTATTCCAGTGCCATTTTCAATGGTCGATTTGATCAATCGCTGGAAGCCGCACAGGGTGCCAAGTACCAGCGCATCATTGATCAGCTGGGCTTGAAGCCCGGCATGCGCGTACTCGAAATTGGCTGTGGCTGGGGCGGATTTGCCCTGCATGCCGCGCGTCAGGGCATTCAGGTGCATGGCATCACGATTTCCAGGGCGCAATTCGACATCGCCACCAAACGCATCGCCGACGCCCACCTCACCCATTTCGCCAGCTTCGAGCTGCGCGATTACCGGGATCTGGACGGTAGCTGGGATGCGATTGTGTCCATCGAAATGTTCGAGGCCGTCGGTGAATCGTACTGGAAGACTTACTTCCGCAAAGTGCACGACTTGCTGCGTCCCGGCAGACAGGCGCTGATCCAGTCGATCACCATTGGGGAATCACGCTTTGCCAGCTATCGCGCCAGCAGCGATTTTATCCGCGAATACATCTTCCCCGGCGGCATGCTGCCAAGTCCCGAGCGCTTTATCGCAACGGCTGCGTCAGCCGGCCTGCAAACCCATGACAACTTTGCCTTTGGCCCGGATTATGCGGAAACGCTACGCCGGTGGCGTCATGATGTCGACACCCATGCGCAGCAGATTGCCTCACTGGGGTTCGACGATGCCTTCATGCGTATCTGGCAATTGTATCTGTGCTATTGCGAGGCTGGCTTTGACGAAGGCCGCACCGACGTGAACCAGTTCCTGCTTACCCGCACGGAGCACACCTCATGA
- a CDS encoding DUF1365 domain-containing protein: MDAAFILRGQVMHERLRPVFNRFVYPVFCVRVNLERLDALPAHGLAINRRGMLALFERDYGPRTGTPLAPWFRALLAEHQIECDGEIWLQTFPRVLGFAFNPVSFWYAHGADGSIRAVLAEVNNTFGETHRYLLSTRNGGAIGEDSVLLARKVFHVSPFCEVQGHYRFRFRDTVKHAFVSIDYADDTGPLIRTAIGGTRLPLARHIVWQQLLSMPFLTLGVVWRIHWQALKLWVQRVPFFSKPVPPSVSLTLSNSQERRS; encoded by the coding sequence ATGGACGCCGCCTTTATTCTCCGTGGACAGGTGATGCACGAACGGCTGCGGCCGGTGTTCAACCGCTTTGTCTATCCGGTGTTCTGTGTTCGGGTGAATCTGGAGCGGCTCGATGCCCTGCCCGCCCACGGTCTGGCCATCAACCGGCGCGGCATGCTGGCCCTGTTCGAGCGCGATTACGGCCCGCGAACCGGCACGCCGCTCGCACCCTGGTTCCGTGCCCTGCTGGCCGAGCATCAGATTGAATGCGATGGCGAAATCTGGCTGCAGACCTTCCCCCGCGTGCTGGGCTTTGCCTTCAACCCGGTGAGTTTCTGGTATGCGCATGGGGCAGATGGCTCGATCCGTGCGGTGCTGGCCGAGGTGAATAACACCTTTGGCGAAACCCACCGTTACCTGCTCTCCACCCGCAATGGCGGTGCAATCGGGGAAGACAGCGTGCTACTGGCGCGCAAGGTGTTTCATGTTTCCCCCTTCTGCGAGGTTCAAGGCCACTATCGCTTCCGCTTTCGCGACACTGTGAAGCATGCCTTTGTCTCGATTGATTACGCCGACGATACTGGCCCGCTCATACGCACGGCCATCGGTGGCACACGCCTTCCGCTTGCCAGACACATTGTCTGGCAGCAGTTGCTGTCCATGCCCTTTCTCACGCTGGGCGTGGTGTGGCGGATTCACTGGCAGGCGCTGAAGCTCTGGGTACAGCGCGTACCCTTCTTCAGCAAGCCGGTTCCGCCGTCTGTTTCCCTGACGTTATCGAATTCGCAGGAGCGCCGATCATGA